A single Eupeodes corollae unplaced genomic scaffold, idEupCoro1.1 scaffold_596, whole genome shotgun sequence DNA region contains:
- the LOC129953504 gene encoding uncharacterized protein K02A2.6-like: MTSVNESILTTTTSSSVREFRPHVDSWENWCELLDSHFLESAVTEDNMKVAILIKSIGLEAYGLLKDLCDPVLPSKKPFNELKDLLDTQYSIPVIVFRERRTFLEAKKSDTETASQWFARLKKLAKDCKFGQQLDAFVLNKFITGFEGKVFERLCEENEKLKLSEALKKAMAAEVKLITQQQQQTQKEVNFVSKRYQRGQRSSSNKQNSSNNNSKDSGSSRRRCSHCGWKNHTSEKCKYKSSTCNKCGRVGHLASVCSSSRQINLVEVSNNLSSEFNSNEDINTTSDYISNFSNFSIFSVTGEAVATPFTEAVKVNQVWLEFVLDTGAACSLVSLSIFDKFFDRKILKPCVDRFCAYNGETIQIVGEFKATVKYRERTRELRLIVSNTNSPPILGRDFMQLFDMTLSQINSIRYDHKQDDLVSRIKSKYRNVFKNELGTYKGNKIKLSISENAKPVFCKPRPVPLAWRSNIENQLNNLVKTGVLIPVENAEWGTPLVPIVKPNGDLRICGDYKTTVNKFLMDVKYPLPLINELFTSLQGNHFTKLDLSNAYNQLVLDEDSQLLCAWSTHVGVFKMTRLPFGVKPAAAIFQKTIETLLRGIPNAINYLDDIVVTGATTADHMKTLELVLGKLDSVGLRLNESKCEFFKERISYLGFNIDRFGLSKNKDRIASVLEAPIPQCVSEVRAFVGMINYYSKFIPNFAHKMAPLYNLLKKDVKFQWSKTCQEAYELLKQDVTSDQVLTHFNPKIPIVLSTDASNSAVAGVLSHIFANGVRKPIAFISRALSQTEKGYSTIQKEALAIVYSVSKLKQYLLGVHFTLESDHKPLLAIFGENKGLPVMAAARMQRWAFILSGFDYSIKYIKGELNQADHLSRIPQEEVGKISNDFSYINLVETDNQLKLDFKNIAKETRRDPILSKLVDAINSGTIDALMGEEFGPFRNKKNELSVEYNCILWGYRTIVPFKLREEVLKELHLSHLGIVKTKALARSYVWWPKIDHNIEKMISSCVSCKLTQSSPEKCPLIPWTPTESAWSRIHVDFAGPINGFYFLIIIDSYSKWVEVFKTHEMTSIFTINKLRDVFCRFGLVDTLVSDNGRQFISLDFQQFLANNGIKHILTAPGHPATNGQAENFVKTLKKSLQAILNDTGGGSKNMDLILNRFLFDYRCAKHCTTGESPAKLLLGKELKNRFSLMKPPLVREKICDKQLSNIKNFKGSRNVKFEEGENVYVRDYSNPNKDGWQPATVKKRIGSRSYSCVLTHNKRRIKRHSNQMISGTSNASPKSIDGRADNSPKETARVTAEPIVNADSEAVIATNGAEPSILESRSSR, translated from the coding sequence atGACCTCAGTAAACGAGAGCATATTAACCACAACTACTTCAAGCAGCGTACGGGAGTTCCGACCGCATGTCGATAGTTGGGAAAATTGGTGTGAACTATTAGATTCACATTTTCTGGAAAGTGCAGTCACAGAAGATAACATGAAAGTggcgattttaataaaatcaataggATTGGAAGCATATGGTTTACTTAAAGATCTATGCGATCCAGTTCTGCCTTCCAAAAAACCATTCAATGAATTGAAGGATTTGTTGGACACGCAATATTCAATTCCTGTAATTGTTTTTCGAGAAAGACGAACTTTCTTAGAAGCAAAGAAGTCGGATACAGAAACAGCGTCACAGTGGTTCGCTCGTCTTAAAAAATTAGCGAAAGATTGTAAATTTGGGCAGCAATTAGACGCATTCGTGCTCAATAAATTTATTACCGGCTTTGAAGGCAAAGTCTTCGAACGTTTGTgcgaagaaaatgaaaaactaaaattgagcGAAGCCTTAAAAAAGGCAATGGCAGCAGAAGTAAAATTAATCacgcaacagcaacaacaaacgcaaaaagAGGTTAATTTTGTATCGAAAAGGTACCAACGTGGTCAGCGAAGCAGCAGCAACAAGCAGAACAgctccaacaacaacagcaaagaTAGTGGAAGTTCACGGCGACGGTGCTCACATTGTGGCTGGAAGAACCACACCAGTGAAAAATGCAAATACAAATCGAGCACGTGTAACAAGTGCGGCAGAGTGGGTCATTTGGCGAGCGTATGCAGCAGTAGCAGACAAATTAATTTAGTAGAAGtatcaaataatttaagtagtGAATTTAATTCCAATGAAGATATTAATACAACTTCTGATTACATTTcgaacttttcaaatttttctattttcagtgTTACTGGAGAAGCGGTGGCTACACCATTTACAGAAGCAGTAAAAGTTAATCAAGTCTGGCTCGAATTTGTGTTGGATACCGGCGCAGCTTGTTCCCTGGTTTCTCTAtcaatttttgataagttttttGACCGCAAGATTTTGAAGCCCTGCGTTGATCGATTTTGTGCATATAACGGGGAAACTATACAAATTGTGGGTGAGTTCAAAGCAACTGTTAAATATCGCGAGCGAACACGTGAATTGCGGTTAATCGTTAGTAACACGAACAGTCCGCCCATTTTGGGCAGAGATTTTATGCAACTTTTTGATATGACTTTATCACAAATTAATTCGATTCGGTATGATCACAAACAAGACGATTTAGTTTCTCgaattaaaagcaaatatcgCAACGTTTTTAAGAATGAACTTGGTACATATAAgggtaataaaattaaattgagtatAAGCGAGAATGCAAAGCCTGTTTTTTGCAAGCCACGTCCGGTGCCTTTAGCATGGCGTAGTaatattgaaaatcaattaaataatttagttaaaacTGGTGTGTTAATCCCTGTCGAAAATGCAGAGTGGGGTACACCTTTGGTACCAATCGTTAAGCCTAATGGCGACCTCCGCATTTGTGGCGACTACAAAACCACGGTTAATAAGTTTTTGATGGATGTAAAATATCCATTACCGCTTATAAACGAATTATTCACATCACTTCAGGGGaatcattttacaaaattagATTTGTCGAACGCATACAATCAATTAGTGTTGGATGAAGATTCACAATTGTTATGTGCTTGGAGCACGCATGTTGGTGTTTTCAAGATGACACGTTTGCCCTTCGGAGTAAAGCCGGCTGCGGctatttttcagaaaacaatTGAAACTCTTTTACGAGGTATTCCAAATGCAATCAATTATTTAGATGATATTGTTGTAACGGGTGCCACCACCGCAGATCATATGAAAACACTTGAGCTTGTTTTAGGAAAATTAGATTCTGTCGGGTTACGTCTAAATGAAAGTAAATGTGAGTTCTTCAAGGAACGAATTTCATACTTAGGTTTTAACATCGATCGTTTTGGTTTAAGCAAGAATAAAGATCGAATCGCATCCGTATTAGAAGCCCCAATTCCACAATGTGTGTCGGAAGTAAGAGCTTTCGTGGGTATGATTAATTACTACTCAAAGTTTATTCCTAATTTTGCTCATAAGATGGCacctttatataatttgttgaaaaaagatGTGAAATTCCAATGGTCAAAAACATGCCAAGAAGCGTACGAGTTATTGAAGCAAGACGTAACGTCGGATCAGGTTTTGACACATTTTAATCCTAAAATTCCAATAGTTTTGTCAACTGATGCTTCTAATTCAGCGGTAGCAGGGGTTTTGTcacatatttttgcaaatggtGTTCGAAAACCAATTGCGTTTATTTCTCGTGCACTTTCACAAACAGAAAAAGGCTACAGTACTATTCAAAAGGAAGCATTGGCTATAGTTTACAGCgtctcaaaattaaaacaatatttattaggCGTTCATTTTACATTAGAGTCTGATCACAAACCACTTTTGGCTATTTTTGGTGAGAATAAAGGTTTACCAGTTATGGCGGCAGCAAGGATGCAAAGATGGGCTTTTATTTTGTCTGGTTTCGATTACTCTATCAAATATATTAAAGGTGAACTTAATCAAGCCGATCACTTATCGCGGATTCCGCAAGAAGAAGTAGGCAAAATAAGTAAcgatttttcatatataaatttAGTTGAAACAGATAACCAGTTGAaactagatttcaaaaatattgcaaaagaaACTAGACGCGACCcgattctttcaaaattggtagaTGCGATAAATAGTGGTACAATTGATGCGTTAATGGGCGAAGAATTTGGCCCTTTTCGtaataagaaaaatgaattgtCGGTTGAATACAATTGTATTCTATGGGGCTATCGAACGATTGTTCCATTTAAATTACGTGAAGAGGTATTGAAAGAATTACATCTGTCACACTTAGGCATAGTAAAAACCAAAGCATTGGCACGTTCGTATGTTTGGTGGCCTAAAATAGACCATAATATTGAGAAAATGATTTCGAGTTGTGTTTCTTGCAAGCTTACTCAGTCGAGTCCAGAAAAATGTCCTTTAATTCCATGGACACCCACTGAATCAGCTTGGTCTCGAATCCATGTAGATTTTGCTGGGCCTataaatggattttattttctaatcaTCATAGATTCGTATTCTAAATgggttgaagtttttaaaactcaTGAAATGACATCGATATTTACAATCAATAAACTGCGAGACGTCTTTTGCCGTTTTGGTTTAGTTGACACATTAGTAAGTGATAACGGGAGACAATTTATTTCGTTGGACTTCCAACAGTTTTTGGCAAACAATGGCATTAAGCATATTTTGACCGCTCCAGGTCATCCGGCAACCAATGGCCAAGcagaaaactttgtaaaaacacttaaaaagtcGTTGCAGGCCATTTTAAACGACACTGGTGGTGGCAGCAAAAATATGGACTTAATATTAAATCGGTTTTTGTTCGATTATAGATGTGCAAAACACTGCACCACTGGTGAATCACCAGCAAAGTTATTGCTTGGTAAAGAGTTAAAAAACCGATTTAGTTTAATGAAACCACCGTTGGTGCGAGAAAAGATCTGTGATAAGCAAttatcaaacattaaaaattttaaaggctcaagaaatgttaaatttgaaGAAGGTGAAAATGTTTACGTGCGCGATTATTCAAATCCGAATAAGGACGGTTGGCAACCAGCTACCGTAAAGAAACGTATTGGCTCACGATCGTATAGTTGTGTTCTTACTCATAATAAAAGACGAATTAAAAGACATTCGAATCAAATGATATCGGGCACATCAAATGCGTCACCAAAATCGATCGATGGTAGGGCAGATAACTCTCCTAAAGAAACAGCCAGGGTGACGGCAGAGCCGATAGTCAATGCAGATTCAGAAGCTGTTATCGCAACTAATGGTGCTGAGCCATCGATTCTCGAATCACGTTCTAGTAGAG